Sequence from the Pseudomonas frederiksbergensis genome:
CGCCCCGCGCCGGTGATCCAGATCCGCGTGCAGACGCACCAGATGATGCGCGCAATGGTCGAAGCCGGCGAAGGCCTTGCCATTGTCGACCCATTCACCGCCTCGGGCGCCAAGGGCAGCGGGCTGGACATCTGCCCCGTGTCGCCGGCCGTTCCCATCTGCCTCTACGCGCTGAGCCTGAACGGTGCAGAGCCCTCGCCAACGGTCCAAGCGCTGCTGGAACGTATCAAGGAACAAGCCGGGGCGTTGCTGAACCACTGATCGTCATGCCCAGCGGATCGTCGAACAACCGGTACCAGAACAGCGCTACCTCGGCGGTATGCCGATCGATGCCGCGGTAGCGCAAATGGTCGACCCCGCCGAGCACATAGCCGCAACGCTCGTAGAGCCGGCACGCGCCCAGGTTGTTGTTTTGGGTCTCCAGCATGATGCCCGGCAGTTTTTTCTTGCGACTCCAGAACTGCGCAACATCGAGCAATGCCTTGGCCACGCCGTGACGACGAGCCGGGGCATGCACCGCCAATTCGTCGATATGGGCATAGCCATTCCAATTGGTACTGATCACCAGATGTCCCACCGGCTCGTCGTCCAGGTAGGCCATGAAGATTTCGCTGTCGGGAGCATCGCGGAAACTGCTGAACTCTTCAGGATCGATGCCGTAGCATTTGCGGTAGGGAACGATCGGCGTGACTGGCCACTGGCTCACCGGTCGACCAATCTGCGGCGTACCGTAGGCGCTGACTTCAAAACTGAAATCGCTGCCCCAGACGTACGCGGCGAAACCGTCGTCGACGACGCGTACCGACAGGCCGGGATGCTTGGGATTCGTGACCGGTTGCATACTGGGAAAGGTCCTCATTCCTTGAGGCAATCAACGGCACAGTGCCATCCATTGCCCTTGCCTCTCGAATCTTCACACATCAAGCGGGTATCCATGGCCTGCCTTACTTCAGGTTAGAAGGTACTGGCGATTGTCGCGAGAAATGCTCGCTCCCACAGGGTCATGTTTCAGTTCGCGGCAGCCTGCGCCTCAACCAGTTGCGTCCACAATGCCGGGGCACCGGCGGACTTGGCGATCGCTTCCAGACGCGCGGCATGCTCGGCCAGGTCGCTCTCGCTGGCGCGGATGATCCGGGCTGGCTTGCGGTCCGCCGGCAAGCGACGAATTTCCGTGGCCTGGTTGCCCGAGCCTTCACCTGTCCCGTTGCCGTCCGAGGCATTGCCGGCCAGTGACAGGCTGGTTTGCCCGCCGGTCATGGTCAGGTAGACGTCGGCGAGGATTTCGGAGTCGAGCAAGGCGCCGTGCAATTCACGACCGGAGTTGTCGACACCATAGCGCTTGCACAAGGCGTCGAGGCTGTTGCGCTGCCCAGGATGCCGCTCCCGGGCCATCATCAAGGTGTCGAGAATGGTGCAATGCCGGGTGATATCGGCGCGATCCTGCTGGCCCAGCAGGGCGAACTCATTGTTGATGAACCCGACGTCGAACGCCGCGTTATGAATAATCAACTGCGCACCCTGGATGAATTCGAAGAACTCATCGGCCACCTCGGCGAAACGCGGCTTGCCCACCAGGAATTCATTGGTGATGCCGTGCACGCCGATGGCACCCTCGTCACTTTCGCGGTCCGGTTGCAGGTAAACGTGGAAATGACGACCGGTCAGGCGCCGGCCGATCAGTTCGACACAGCCGATTTCAATAATCCGGTGACCGTCGGTCACCGGCATGCCGGTGGTTTCGGTATCCAGTACTACAGATCTGTTGGCCATCAGTGTTCAGCTCTCAACGGGCAGTCTTGCAAAAGCGCGGATGGTAACACGCCCATACCGCATCCTGACGAGGTCGGGATCAAGCCTGCTTATATCCGCGCACCTCATCCACGCCCCGGTTGGCCAACTGGTCGGCCCGTTCGTTGCCATGGTGGCCGACGT
This genomic interval carries:
- a CDS encoding GNAT family N-acetyltransferase; translated protein: MQPVTNPKHPGLSVRVVDDGFAAYVWGSDFSFEVSAYGTPQIGRPVSQWPVTPIVPYRKCYGIDPEEFSSFRDAPDSEIFMAYLDDEPVGHLVISTNWNGYAHIDELAVHAPARRHGVAKALLDVAQFWSRKKKLPGIMLETQNNNLGACRLYERCGYVLGGVDHLRYRGIDRHTAEVALFWYRLFDDPLGMTISGSATPRLVP
- the dnaQ gene encoding DNA polymerase III subunit epsilon yields the protein MANRSVVLDTETTGMPVTDGHRIIEIGCVELIGRRLTGRHFHVYLQPDRESDEGAIGVHGITNEFLVGKPRFAEVADEFFEFIQGAQLIIHNAAFDVGFINNEFALLGQQDRADITRHCTILDTLMMARERHPGQRNSLDALCKRYGVDNSGRELHGALLDSEILADVYLTMTGGQTSLSLAGNASDGNGTGEGSGNQATEIRRLPADRKPARIIRASESDLAEHAARLEAIAKSAGAPALWTQLVEAQAAAN